In the genome of Streptomyces pactum, one region contains:
- the thiE gene encoding thiamine phosphate synthase, translating into MATAAAATTAAATATGAAARRKLADARLYLCTDARKRQGDLPEFLDAVLAGGVDIIQLRDKGMEAGEELEHLAVFADACRRHGRLLAVNDRADVAHAAGSDVLHLGQGDLPVPAARAVLGADVLIGRSTHAEAEVDAAIAEPGVDYFCTGPCWPTPTKPGRAAPGLPLVRYAAERRPDRPWFAIGGIDAGNLDQVLEAGARRVVVVRAVTEADDPGAAAAELAGRIRAAVRA; encoded by the coding sequence ATGGCCACCGCCGCAGCCGCGACGACCGCAGCCGCCACCGCGACCGGAGCCGCCGCGCGCCGGAAGCTCGCCGACGCCCGGCTCTACCTGTGCACCGACGCCCGTAAGCGCCAGGGCGACCTGCCGGAGTTCCTGGACGCGGTGCTGGCCGGCGGGGTGGACATCATCCAGCTGCGGGACAAGGGCATGGAGGCCGGCGAGGAGCTGGAGCACCTGGCCGTCTTCGCGGACGCCTGCCGGCGGCACGGCCGGCTGCTCGCCGTCAACGACCGGGCCGATGTGGCGCACGCCGCGGGTTCCGACGTGCTCCACCTCGGACAGGGCGACCTGCCGGTGCCCGCGGCCCGTGCCGTCCTCGGCGCCGATGTGCTGATCGGCCGCTCCACCCACGCCGAGGCCGAGGTGGACGCGGCGATCGCGGAGCCGGGTGTGGACTACTTCTGCACCGGGCCGTGCTGGCCCACCCCCACCAAGCCGGGGCGGGCCGCCCCCGGCCTGCCGCTGGTGCGGTACGCCGCGGAGCGACGGCCGGACCGGCCGTGGTTCGCCATCGGCGGGATCGACGCCGGCAACCTGGACCAGGTGCTGGAGGCCGGGGCCCGCCGGGTGGTCGTGGTCCGTGCCGTCACCGAGGCGGACGACCCCGGCGCCGCCGCCGCCGAGCTGGCCGGGCGCATCCGCGCGGCCGTCCGGGCCTGA
- a CDS encoding Rv2175c family DNA-binding protein: protein MTEIDANIDALVPAWLTLPDIAERLDVEVTRVRQWVKEGQLIAVRRGENRVLQVPAAFIGEDKVVKGLSGTLTLLRDDGFSDEEMLEWLFTPDPTLPGTPAEALRENRGTEVKRRAQALAV from the coding sequence GTGACCGAGATTGACGCGAACATCGATGCCCTTGTGCCCGCCTGGCTCACCCTCCCCGACATCGCCGAACGGCTCGACGTCGAGGTGACCCGGGTCCGGCAATGGGTCAAGGAGGGCCAGCTGATCGCCGTGCGGCGTGGCGAGAACCGGGTGTTGCAGGTGCCGGCCGCGTTCATCGGCGAGGACAAGGTCGTCAAGGGGCTCAGCGGGACCCTGACCCTGCTGCGGGACGACGGCTTCAGCGACGAGGAGATGCTGGAGTGGCTCTTCACCCCTGACCCGACCCTGCCCGGCACCCCCGCCGAGGCGCTGCGGGAGAATCGCGGTACGGAGGTGAAGCGCCGCGCCCAGGCGCTCGCCGTCTGA
- a CDS encoding NAD(P)/FAD-dependent oxidoreductase, protein MAGVQTAVALREEGWAGRIVLLGAEPHRPYDRPPLSKAVLLGKTDDPSFDVDFAALGVELHLGRRATGLRTGERLLLTDAGPVPYDHLVIATGAEPRTLPGTEHLAAEPAAGRGGPGLHLLRTLDDAERLRPLLAERRDVVVVGAGWIGAEFATAAREAGCAVTVVEAAGHPLAGVLPPEVATRLAGWYRDSGAELLTGTTVVGVDGAGLLVSSGGGRPTRLTADAVLVGIGARPATDWLAGSGIELAEDGSVRADRWLRASAEEVYAVGDCASFPSARYGERLLVHHWDNALQGPRTVAANVVGSGRPDFTGAVYDPVPYFWSEQFGRFVQYAGHHTAGDRLLWRGDPAGAAWSVCWLRDGVLVALLAVGRPRDLAQGRKLIERAAEIDPERAADASVPLKSAAR, encoded by the coding sequence ATGGCCGGGGTGCAGACCGCCGTCGCGCTGCGGGAGGAGGGGTGGGCCGGGCGCATCGTGCTGCTGGGGGCCGAGCCGCACCGGCCCTACGACCGCCCCCCGCTGTCCAAGGCGGTGCTGCTCGGCAAGACCGACGACCCGTCGTTCGACGTGGACTTCGCGGCCCTGGGCGTGGAACTCCACCTGGGCCGCCGTGCCACCGGTCTCCGCACCGGCGAGCGGCTGCTGCTCACCGACGCCGGGCCCGTACCGTACGACCACCTGGTCATCGCCACCGGCGCCGAACCCCGCACGCTGCCCGGGACGGAGCACCTCGCCGCGGAACCGGCGGCCGGCCGGGGCGGTCCCGGACTGCACCTGCTGCGCACCCTGGACGACGCCGAACGCCTCCGCCCGCTGCTCGCCGAGCGGCGCGACGTGGTGGTGGTCGGCGCCGGGTGGATCGGGGCGGAGTTCGCCACCGCGGCGCGCGAGGCCGGGTGCGCGGTGACCGTGGTGGAGGCGGCCGGCCACCCGCTCGCCGGTGTCCTGCCGCCGGAGGTCGCCACCCGGCTGGCCGGCTGGTACCGGGACAGCGGTGCCGAACTGCTCACCGGGACCACCGTGGTGGGCGTGGACGGCGCCGGGCTGCTGGTCTCGTCCGGCGGCGGGCGGCCCACCCGGCTGACCGCGGACGCGGTGCTGGTGGGGATCGGTGCCCGGCCCGCCACGGACTGGCTGGCCGGCTCCGGGATCGAACTGGCCGAGGACGGCTCGGTCCGGGCGGACCGGTGGCTGCGCGCCTCCGCCGAGGAGGTGTACGCGGTCGGTGACTGCGCCTCCTTCCCCTCGGCCCGGTACGGCGAGCGGCTCCTGGTCCACCACTGGGACAACGCCCTGCAGGGTCCGCGGACCGTCGCGGCCAACGTGGTCGGCTCGGGCCGGCCGGACTTCACCGGTGCCGTCTACGACCCGGTGCCGTACTTCTGGTCCGAGCAGTTCGGCCGCTTCGTGCAGTACGCCGGCCACCACACCGCCGGCGACCGGCTGCTGTGGCGCGGCGATCCCGCCGGTGCCGCGTGGTCGGTGTGCTGGCTGCGGGACGGGGTGCTGGTCGCGCTGCTGGCGGTGGGCCGGCCCCGGGACCTCGCCCAGGGCCGGAAACTCATCGAGCGTGCCGCGGAGATCGACCCGGAGCGGGCGGCGGACGCCTCGGTGCCGCTGAAGTCGGCCGCCCGCTGA
- the thiS gene encoding sulfur carrier protein ThiS: MTVSVNGETREIPEGLTLDRLVADLTPARSGVAAAVNETVVPRSQWPSTPLGDGDRVEVLTAVQGG; this comes from the coding sequence ATGACCGTCAGCGTCAACGGCGAGACCCGCGAGATCCCCGAGGGCCTCACCCTCGACCGGTTGGTGGCCGACCTCACCCCCGCCCGCAGCGGGGTGGCCGCCGCCGTCAACGAGACCGTCGTCCCCCGCAGCCAGTGGCCCAGCACCCCGCTCGGGGACGGGGACCGGGTCGAGGTCCTCACCGCGGTGCAGGGGGGCTGA
- a CDS encoding thiazole synthase has product MADDPLVLGGTTFDSRLIMGTGGAPSLQVLERALVASGTELTTVAMRRLDPTVRGSVLSVLERLGIRVLPNTAGCFTAGEAVLTARLAREALGTDWVKLEVVADERTLLPDPVGLLDAAETLVDDGFTVLPYTNDDPVLARRLQDVGCAAVMPLGSPIGSGLGIRNPHNFELIVEQARVPVILDAGAGTASDAALAMELGCAAVMLASAVTRAQEPVLMAEAMRHAVAAGRLARRAGRIPRRHFAHASSPTEGVAHLDPERPAFGN; this is encoded by the coding sequence GTGGCCGACGATCCGCTGGTTCTGGGCGGGACCACCTTCGACTCCCGTCTGATCATGGGCACCGGCGGCGCGCCCAGCCTGCAGGTGCTGGAGCGCGCGCTGGTGGCCAGCGGCACCGAGCTGACCACCGTCGCGATGCGGCGGCTGGACCCCACCGTGCGGGGCTCGGTGCTCTCGGTCCTGGAGCGGCTGGGCATCCGGGTGCTGCCCAACACGGCGGGCTGCTTCACCGCCGGCGAGGCGGTGCTCACCGCCCGGCTGGCCCGGGAGGCGCTCGGCACCGACTGGGTCAAGCTGGAGGTGGTGGCCGACGAGCGGACCCTGCTGCCGGACCCGGTCGGACTGCTCGACGCGGCCGAGACGCTGGTGGACGACGGGTTCACGGTCCTGCCGTACACCAACGACGATCCGGTGCTCGCGCGGCGGCTCCAGGACGTGGGGTGCGCCGCGGTGATGCCGCTGGGCTCGCCCATCGGCTCCGGGCTGGGCATCCGCAACCCGCACAACTTCGAGCTGATCGTGGAGCAGGCGCGGGTGCCGGTGATCCTCGACGCGGGGGCGGGCACCGCCTCGGACGCGGCGCTCGCCATGGAGCTGGGGTGCGCGGCGGTGATGCTGGCCTCGGCGGTGACCCGTGCCCAGGAGCCGGTGCTGATGGCGGAGGCGATGCGGCACGCGGTCGCGGCGGGCCGGCTGGCCCGCCGGGCGGGCCGTATCCCGCGCCGGCACTTCGCCCACGCCTCCTCGCCGACCGAGGGCGTGGCGCACCTCGACCCCGAGCGACCGGCTTTCGGGAACTGA
- a CDS encoding septum formation family protein, whose product MPLPGAVPPPARCPLPGYGWPPGPPWQPARYSPLAIAALVTACLALFPLALALGIAALLTIPRNGERGRGMAIAAVAVASVEAVLIVTLVIIGVVAGDSDDSSGGPARERRTEQGAEQGAGAGRPGPAAGGTRARGPGRAAAGEDRPRPDARQVSLFDIEVGDCFDTSAGLPVSEEAVSEQTVGLLPCDTPHDAEAFGKFPVTGHVDYPGEETITRLAEEGCGKRDEEYPVDTDALPEEDVAIYFYFPEKSGWLLGDRDILCAYGLDEGKLRQPLGSGEPGSTAGHVTVRSQSDRVATQVAGRVGRGS is encoded by the coding sequence ATGCCCCTGCCGGGCGCGGTGCCTCCCCCGGCCCGGTGCCCCCTGCCGGGGTACGGCTGGCCGCCGGGGCCGCCGTGGCAGCCGGCCCGGTACAGCCCGCTGGCCATCGCCGCGCTGGTGACGGCCTGCCTGGCGCTCTTCCCGCTGGCGCTGGCGCTGGGCATCGCGGCGCTGCTGACCATCCCCCGGAACGGGGAGCGCGGTCGCGGCATGGCGATCGCCGCGGTGGCCGTGGCGTCGGTGGAGGCCGTGCTCATCGTCACGCTGGTGATCATCGGCGTGGTCGCCGGGGACTCCGACGACTCCTCCGGCGGGCCGGCACGGGAGCGGCGCACCGAGCAGGGCGCGGAGCAGGGGGCGGGAGCCGGGCGGCCAGGACCGGCGGCGGGGGGAACGAGGGCGAGGGGTCCGGGCAGGGCGGCAGCCGGGGAGGACCGGCCGCGGCCTGACGCGCGTCAGGTCAGCCTCTTCGACATCGAGGTGGGCGACTGCTTCGACACCTCCGCCGGGCTGCCGGTGTCGGAGGAGGCCGTCAGCGAGCAGACGGTGGGGCTGCTGCCCTGCGACACCCCCCACGACGCCGAGGCGTTCGGGAAGTTCCCGGTCACCGGGCACGTCGACTATCCGGGTGAGGAGACCATCACCAGGCTCGCCGAGGAGGGCTGCGGGAAGCGGGACGAGGAGTACCCCGTCGACACGGACGCCCTGCCGGAGGAGGACGTGGCGATCTACTTCTACTTCCCGGAGAAGTCCGGGTGGCTGCTGGGGGACCGCGACATCCTGTGCGCCTACGGGCTGGACGAGGGCAAGCTGCGGCAGCCCCTGGGCAGCGGCGAGCCCGGTTCCACCGCCGGCCATGTCACCGTTCGGTCGCAGTCGGACCGGGTCGCGACGCAGGTGGCCGGGCGTGTCGGGCGGGGCTCGTAG
- the pknB gene encoding Stk1 family PASTA domain-containing Ser/Thr kinase — MDTTLQDPLVGQVLDGRYRVDARIAVGGMATVYRALDTRLDRVVALKVMHPSLAADAAFVERFIREAKSVARLAHTNVVGVFDQGTDGGYVFLAMEYVAGCTLRDVLRERGALQPRAALDILEPMLAALGAAHRAGFVHRDVKPENVLIGDDGRVKVADFGLARPVDAATGTDTQSIMGTVSYLAPEQIEHGSADTRADVYACGVVLYEMLTGAKPHDGGTPAQILFQHLHEDVPPPSAVAPGLAPGLDGLVARAAAREPERRPPDAVELLGVVRAARAALTDAELDRVPPGARDGERDRSEDRTTVIARPPAAGAGPGHQADAPGRTSRLERPPAPPAGPAGAGWRDRLRRRRLLALIAAVLVALGVGAGVWYISAGQFTKVPGVIGLPQAEAERKLDGEGLDAEIVREFSDVVPKGKVIETDPGVGERIRNTGTVTLRISQGPPRTEVPNVVGMPLTEAKAKIKDAGLTVGKVTRRFSDETPAGRVLATDPGAGTERRPDSAVALTVSKGEPIDVPDVIGDPGADAESDLHEAGFKVEFAEERVFSEQDAGAVAEQSPAEGEQAARGDTITLTLSKGPRMIEVPDVEGDDVDDAQEELEALGFEVHVDRPLLFPGKTVTDQSVDAGEKAPEGSEITLKVKGVL; from the coding sequence GTGGATACGACCCTGCAGGATCCGCTCGTCGGCCAGGTGCTCGACGGCCGCTACCGCGTCGACGCGCGGATCGCCGTGGGCGGGATGGCCACCGTCTACCGGGCTCTGGACACCCGCCTGGACCGGGTGGTCGCCCTCAAGGTGATGCACCCCTCGCTCGCCGCCGACGCGGCGTTCGTGGAGCGCTTCATCCGCGAGGCGAAGTCCGTGGCCCGGCTCGCGCACACCAACGTGGTCGGCGTCTTCGACCAGGGGACCGACGGCGGTTACGTCTTCCTGGCGATGGAGTACGTGGCCGGGTGCACGCTGCGGGACGTCCTGCGGGAGCGCGGTGCCCTCCAGCCGCGGGCGGCGCTGGACATCCTGGAGCCGATGCTCGCGGCGCTGGGCGCGGCCCACCGGGCCGGCTTCGTGCACCGCGACGTGAAGCCGGAGAACGTGCTGATCGGGGACGACGGCCGGGTCAAGGTCGCCGACTTCGGGCTCGCCCGTCCCGTCGACGCGGCCACCGGCACCGACACCCAGTCGATCATGGGCACGGTCTCCTACCTGGCCCCGGAGCAGATCGAGCACGGCAGCGCCGACACCCGGGCGGACGTCTACGCCTGCGGTGTGGTGCTGTACGAGATGCTCACCGGCGCCAAGCCGCACGACGGCGGCACCCCGGCGCAGATCCTCTTCCAGCACCTGCACGAGGACGTGCCGCCGCCGTCCGCGGTGGCGCCGGGGCTGGCACCCGGCCTGGACGGGCTGGTGGCCCGGGCCGCCGCCCGCGAGCCGGAGCGGCGGCCGCCGGACGCGGTGGAGCTGCTGGGGGTGGTCCGTGCGGCGCGGGCCGCGCTCACCGACGCCGAGCTGGACCGCGTGCCGCCCGGGGCCCGGGACGGGGAGCGGGACCGCTCCGAGGACCGCACCACCGTGATCGCCCGGCCGCCGGCCGCCGGGGCCGGGCCCGGGCATCAGGCGGACGCGCCGGGCCGCACCAGCCGGCTGGAGCGCCCGCCGGCGCCCCCGGCCGGCCCGGCCGGTGCCGGGTGGCGCGACCGGCTGCGCCGCCGCCGGCTCCTGGCGCTGATCGCGGCGGTGCTGGTGGCCCTGGGCGTCGGGGCCGGCGTCTGGTACATCAGCGCCGGACAGTTCACCAAGGTGCCCGGGGTGATCGGACTGCCGCAGGCGGAGGCGGAGCGGAAGCTGGACGGCGAGGGCCTGGACGCCGAGATCGTCCGCGAGTTCAGTGACGTGGTGCCCAAGGGCAAGGTCATCGAGACCGACCCCGGGGTCGGCGAGCGCATCCGCAACACCGGCACCGTGACGCTGCGGATCTCCCAGGGCCCGCCGCGGACCGAGGTGCCCAACGTGGTGGGCATGCCGCTGACCGAGGCGAAGGCGAAGATCAAGGACGCGGGGCTGACCGTGGGCAAGGTGACCCGGCGGTTCAGCGACGAGACCCCGGCGGGCCGGGTGCTCGCCACCGACCCGGGCGCCGGCACCGAGCGCAGGCCGGACAGCGCCGTGGCTCTCACCGTCAGCAAGGGCGAACCGATCGACGTCCCGGACGTGATCGGCGACCCGGGGGCCGACGCCGAGTCGGACCTGCACGAGGCGGGCTTCAAGGTCGAGTTCGCCGAGGAGCGGGTGTTCTCCGAGCAGGACGCCGGTGCGGTCGCCGAGCAGAGCCCGGCGGAGGGCGAACAGGCCGCCCGCGGCGACACCATCACGCTGACCCTCTCCAAGGGCCCGCGGATGATCGAGGTGCCGGATGTCGAGGGCGACGACGTGGACGACGCCCAGGAGGAGCTGGAGGCGCTGGGCTTCGAGGTCCATGTGGACCGTCCGCTGCTCTTCCCCGGCAAGACGGTGACCGACCAGTCGGTGGACGCCGGCGAGAAGGCCCCGGAGGGCAGCGAGATCACCCTCAAGGTGAAGGGCGTCCTCTGA